One stretch of Serinicoccus hydrothermalis DNA includes these proteins:
- a CDS encoding helix-turn-helix transcriptional regulator has protein sequence MVRLPLAPEEIERGRRLGALLRQARGERSILEVALDARVSPETLRKIETGRVATPAFSTVAALAGVLGLSLDDVWGQVTAPSADVSRV, from the coding sequence ATGGTGAGACTTCCGCTCGCGCCCGAGGAGATCGAACGCGGCAGGCGCCTCGGCGCCCTGCTCCGGCAGGCCCGGGGCGAGCGCTCGATCCTCGAGGTCGCGCTGGACGCCCGCGTGTCGCCCGAGACGCTGCGCAAGATCGAGACGGGCCGGGTGGCCACGCCGGCGTTCTCGACGGTCGCCGCCCTCGCGGGCGTGCTCGGGCTCTCCCTCGACGACGTGTGGGGTCAGGTGACCGCCCCCTCGGCCGACGTCTCCCGCGTATGA